The Edaphobacter sp. 12200R-103 genome contains a region encoding:
- a CDS encoding DUF3185 domain-containing protein, with the protein MKPATIIGIVLILLGIIGFATGGFSFTHQHKDVDAGPIQISHEKKETVPISPILSTIALVAGAGLVTVGVRSR; encoded by the coding sequence ATGAAACCAGCAACAATTATTGGAATTGTTCTCATCCTGCTTGGCATCATCGGATTTGCGACTGGTGGTTTCAGCTTTACCCACCAGCACAAAGATGTGGATGCCGGCCCGATCCAGATCTCTCATGAAAAGAAGGAGACTGTCCCCATCTCTCCCATTCTCAGCACCATTGCTCTCGTGGCGGGCGCAGGGCTGGTTACAGTAGGGGTAAGGTCCCGCTGA
- a CDS encoding transcriptional regulator, producing the protein MDNRLRTELWTSWASLLRSYAAAHGLNSRHHAVVEVGADEITLRVANRWLRFTHDLAEDSEGNQSAFSLLEDGTVKLDAKTQEMDLAAEELAREMMHSE; encoded by the coding sequence TTGGACAATCGACTTCGTACCGAACTTTGGACCTCCTGGGCCTCCCTGCTCCGCTCCTATGCAGCCGCCCACGGACTCAACAGCCGGCATCATGCAGTTGTCGAGGTCGGCGCAGACGAGATCACGCTTCGCGTAGCCAACCGCTGGCTTCGTTTTACGCATGATCTTGCGGAAGACAGCGAAGGAAACCAATCCGCCTTTTCGCTCCTGGAGGATGGAACGGTTAAACTGGATGCAAAGACACAGGAGATGGACCTTGCCGCCGAAGAACTGGCGCGGGAGATGATGCACAGTGAGTGA
- a CDS encoding NADH-quinone oxidoreductase subunit C translates to MDPAVLGTQAVFEALPEDPAVKALREFATDAKYDRGELTLTVARESIVSAAEALRRAGFTFFEDVTAVDWYPSEPRFQISYSFLSFGLKRRVRVVVRLAGEDAVLDSLTPNWPAANFYEREVFDLFGVRFSGHPYLRRIMMPEDWQGHPLRKDYPVEGYR, encoded by the coding sequence ATGGACCCCGCAGTTTTAGGTACCCAGGCCGTATTTGAGGCCCTTCCGGAGGACCCCGCGGTCAAGGCTCTGCGGGAGTTTGCCACGGACGCCAAGTACGATCGCGGCGAGCTGACCCTCACCGTCGCCCGCGAAAGCATCGTTTCGGCTGCTGAGGCTTTACGGCGGGCCGGGTTTACCTTCTTTGAAGACGTTACCGCTGTCGATTGGTATCCGTCCGAACCCCGCTTTCAGATCAGCTACAGCTTCCTCTCGTTCGGTCTGAAGCGCAGGGTTCGTGTCGTCGTCCGGCTCGCCGGTGAGGACGCAGTTCTCGACAGCCTTACGCCAAACTGGCCCGCGGCGAACTTCTATGAACGCGAGGTCTTCGACCTCTTTGGTGTTCGCTTCAGCGGTCATCCTTACCTGCGCCGCATCATGATGCCCGAAGACTGGCAGGGCCATCCCCTGCGCAAGGACTACCCCGTGGAGGGCTATCGCTAA
- the nuoE gene encoding NAD(P)H-dependent oxidoreductase subunit E, whose amino-acid sequence MSEIANSIFTPETAARFDRLVTLYPVKRSALVPMLLYAQDEVGYVSDAVVTEIAQRLDLMELDVRNVLSYYSMLRTKPAGKYNVQVCTNISCMLRGGYEILDHCRHKLGIGHKEVTADKLFSLEEVECIGACCWAPAMQVNYDFHDNLTTVKVDEILETYRAGKGKDVK is encoded by the coding sequence GTGAGTGAGATCGCCAATTCAATCTTTACGCCCGAGACAGCCGCGCGCTTCGACCGCCTGGTAACCCTTTACCCCGTCAAGCGCTCTGCCCTCGTCCCCATGCTGCTCTACGCGCAGGACGAGGTCGGCTACGTCTCCGACGCCGTCGTGACCGAGATCGCCCAGCGCCTCGACCTGATGGAGCTCGACGTCCGCAACGTGCTCTCGTACTACTCCATGCTGCGCACCAAACCTGCAGGCAAGTACAACGTGCAGGTCTGCACCAACATCTCCTGCATGCTGCGCGGCGGCTACGAGATCCTGGACCACTGCAGGCACAAGCTCGGCATCGGCCATAAAGAGGTCACCGCCGACAAGCTCTTTTCGCTCGAAGAGGTCGAGTGCATCGGGGCCTGCTGCTGGGCCCCTGCTATGCAGGTCAACTACGACTTCCACGACAACCTCACCACCGTCAAGGTCGACGAGATCCTCGAGACCTACCGCGCCGGCAAGGGAAAGGACGTGAAATAG
- a CDS encoding metal-dependent transcriptional regulator produces the protein MKDSITVSKEDYLKAILEAESEGQHVISATLAHWLSVSPPAVTMALKRLKRDGYVLVKNDGTLQLSAKGKETAYRTALRHHLIERMLSEIFNMEWYQIHDEAERLEHAVSPAFEAKLIEKLGEHGTCPHGNSVLPESPARRKKRGLLPLSEATKDTEYVVASLYERDPKLLLFLHNLGVDPDSTIRITAKNYDETLSIETPGGAFTLGKPAADKVWVKRK, from the coding sequence ATGAAAGATTCCATTACGGTTTCCAAAGAAGACTATCTCAAGGCGATTCTCGAGGCTGAGTCCGAAGGCCAGCACGTCATCTCCGCCACCCTGGCGCATTGGCTCTCTGTCTCGCCGCCGGCGGTCACGATGGCGCTCAAGCGCCTGAAGCGCGACGGCTACGTCCTGGTAAAGAACGACGGCACCCTGCAACTCTCCGCCAAGGGCAAGGAGACTGCCTACAGGACCGCTCTGCGTCATCACCTGATCGAGCGCATGCTCTCGGAGATCTTCAACATGGAGTGGTATCAGATCCATGACGAGGCCGAGCGCCTGGAACATGCCGTCTCCCCCGCCTTCGAGGCAAAGCTGATTGAAAAACTTGGTGAACACGGCACCTGTCCGCATGGCAATTCGGTTCTGCCGGAGAGCCCGGCGCGACGCAAAAAACGTGGGCTCCTCCCACTCTCCGAGGCCACGAAAGATACCGAATACGTCGTGGCCAGCCTGTACGAGCGAGATCCCAAACTTCTTCTCTTCCTCCACAACCTCGGCGTCGACCCCGACTCGACCATCCGGATTACGGCAAAAAACTATGACGAGACGCTATCCATTGAGACACCCGGAGGGGCGTTCACGCTCGGCAAACCCGCTGCCGACAAGGTTTGGGTAAAGAGGAAATAA
- the ruvC gene encoding crossover junction endodeoxyribonuclease RuvC has product MRVFGIDCGTEFTGYGVVEVDCDARMPRLVRVAGGTIRLSKKQKTPVRLAQVFAELTGAMELHRPDVVAIEEVFFSANAKSALKLGQVRGVAMLAAATVGLDVVEYAPLKIKSSVVGYGLAGKEQVQFMVTRLLELDEAPDSADAADALAIAICHIHTAQTLSAQGVAR; this is encoded by the coding sequence ATGCGTGTCTTCGGGATCGACTGCGGGACCGAGTTCACCGGGTACGGTGTGGTCGAAGTGGACTGCGATGCCCGTATGCCGCGGCTGGTACGTGTCGCCGGTGGAACAATCCGCCTCAGTAAGAAACAGAAGACGCCGGTCCGTTTGGCGCAGGTGTTTGCCGAGCTGACCGGGGCAATGGAACTGCACCGTCCGGATGTGGTGGCGATTGAGGAGGTCTTCTTCTCGGCGAATGCCAAATCGGCGCTGAAGTTGGGACAGGTACGCGGCGTTGCCATGCTGGCAGCGGCCACAGTGGGACTGGACGTGGTCGAGTATGCTCCGCTGAAGATTAAGAGCTCGGTCGTAGGGTATGGTCTGGCCGGCAAGGAGCAGGTCCAGTTCATGGTGACCCGGCTGCTGGAACTGGACGAGGCTCCGGATTCCGCCGACGCCGCCGATGCGCTGGCCATTGCCATCTGCCATATCCATACTGCGCAGACGCTTTCGGCCCAAGGTGTCGCACGATGA
- a CDS encoding thiazole synthase, translating into MESMTPLVIAGRAFQSRLIVGTGKYKDGPETQTAIEASGAEMVTVAVRRVNLDRSSESLLDYIDPQRYFLLPNTAGCYTAEEAIRAARLGREVGLSDWVKIEVIGDQATLYPDIQATLEATRTLVKEGFTVLPYTSDDIVFAKRLIDVGAAAVMPLGAPIGSGLGLQNTANLRILREMITEVPLIVDAGVGTASDATVAMELGFDGVLMNTAIAQAKDPILMAEAMQHAVLAGRQAYLAGRMPRKLYATASSPLEGISK; encoded by the coding sequence ATGGAATCCATGACACCTCTGGTAATCGCGGGAAGGGCGTTTCAGTCGCGGCTGATCGTAGGAACGGGTAAGTACAAGGACGGGCCGGAGACCCAGACTGCGATCGAAGCCTCCGGGGCCGAGATGGTGACCGTCGCGGTGCGGCGCGTCAACCTCGACCGGTCCAGCGAGTCTCTGCTGGATTACATCGACCCACAGCGTTACTTCCTTCTTCCCAACACAGCAGGCTGTTACACGGCAGAGGAGGCCATCCGCGCCGCACGCCTCGGCCGCGAGGTGGGACTCTCCGATTGGGTCAAGATTGAGGTCATCGGCGATCAGGCAACACTGTACCCTGACATCCAGGCCACACTGGAGGCCACTCGCACTTTGGTGAAGGAAGGCTTTACTGTTCTTCCGTATACATCTGATGACATTGTATTTGCGAAAAGATTAATCGATGTCGGTGCGGCTGCGGTGATGCCCCTTGGGGCACCGATTGGGAGTGGGCTCGGTCTTCAGAATACGGCGAACCTGAGAATTCTTCGCGAGATGATCACCGAGGTCCCCCTGATCGTCGACGCTGGTGTGGGCACAGCCTCGGATGCCACGGTGGCGATGGAGCTGGGATTCGACGGCGTCCTGATGAACACGGCAATCGCCCAGGCGAAGGACCCGATCCTGATGGCGGAGGCGATGCAGCATGCCGTTCTGGCAGGCCGGCAGGCGTATCTGGCCGGCAGGATGCCTCGCAAGCTATATGCCACGGCCAGCTCTCCGCTGGAGGGAATCTCGAAGTAG
- a CDS encoding Nramp family divalent metal transporter, protein METATTISTEERTSVRPMLAGAPSSVQLTTSSQFWRRAAGFIGPGFMVAVGYMDPGNWATDLAAGSKYGYTLLFVIMASNLMAILLQSLSLKLGVAAERDLAQACHDRYSRPVNIVLWVFAEIAIAACDLAEVIGSAIALQLLFGIPLIAGVLITSLDVFLILLLERRGFRYLEAFVMVLIGTIAVLFGAEIILSRPEWLPIVHHLFVPSRAVLHDPEMLYIAISILGATVMPHNLYLHSSIVQTRNYPRTESGKREAIRLANFDSATALTIALFINAAILILAAAVFHRSGHTEVAEIGDAYQLLTPLLGFTGASMMFALALLASGQNSTVTGTLAGQIVMEGFLGMRLPSWQRRLITRLVAVVPTVIVTALYGSSGTGKLLVFSQVILSMQLSFAVFPLVRFTSDPGLMGPFVNRQSIRLLSWAIALLIAGLNAWLLIQVFR, encoded by the coding sequence ATGGAAACAGCCACCACCATTTCGACCGAGGAAAGGACCTCCGTTCGTCCCATGCTGGCCGGAGCTCCATCGAGCGTCCAGCTGACGACCTCGAGTCAATTCTGGCGGCGGGCAGCCGGCTTCATCGGGCCCGGCTTTATGGTCGCCGTGGGGTACATGGATCCTGGCAACTGGGCCACGGACCTGGCCGCGGGCTCGAAATACGGGTACACCCTGCTGTTCGTCATCATGGCTTCAAACCTGATGGCCATCCTGCTGCAAAGCCTTTCTCTGAAGCTTGGGGTCGCGGCTGAACGTGACCTGGCGCAAGCCTGCCACGACCGCTACAGTCGTCCGGTAAACATCGTCCTGTGGGTCTTTGCCGAGATCGCCATCGCCGCCTGCGACCTGGCTGAGGTCATCGGCTCTGCCATTGCGCTGCAGCTGCTCTTCGGAATCCCCCTGATTGCGGGCGTCCTGATCACCAGTCTGGACGTTTTCCTGATCCTGCTGCTGGAGCGGCGTGGATTCCGCTACCTGGAAGCCTTCGTGATGGTGTTGATCGGCACCATTGCCGTGCTGTTCGGGGCAGAGATCATCCTCTCGCGGCCGGAGTGGCTGCCGATCGTGCACCACCTGTTTGTCCCCTCGCGAGCCGTTCTCCACGATCCGGAGATGCTTTACATCGCGATCAGCATCCTGGGCGCGACCGTGATGCCCCACAATCTTTACCTGCACTCGTCGATCGTGCAGACCCGCAATTATCCCCGCACCGAATCCGGCAAACGCGAGGCGATACGGCTGGCGAACTTCGACTCTGCGACCGCGCTGACGATCGCGCTGTTCATCAACGCGGCCATCCTCATCCTCGCCGCAGCAGTCTTTCACCGCAGCGGCCACACCGAAGTGGCTGAGATTGGCGACGCCTACCAACTTCTTACCCCACTGCTTGGCTTTACCGGAGCGAGCATGATGTTCGCGCTGGCCCTGCTTGCTTCCGGCCAGAACTCGACCGTCACCGGGACCCTGGCTGGCCAGATCGTTATGGAAGGCTTCCTGGGCATGCGGTTGCCAAGCTGGCAACGGCGTCTGATCACCCGTCTGGTTGCCGTCGTCCCTACCGTCATCGTCACTGCACTTTATGGAAGCTCCGGCACAGGAAAGCTGCTCGTCTTCAGCCAGGTCATCCTCAGCATGCAGTTGAGCTTCGCCGTCTTCCCGCTGGTACGTTTCACCAGCGATCCCGGCCTGATGGGCCCCTTTGTCAACAGGCAATCCATCCGGCTCCTGAGCTGGGCCATCGCCCTGCTCATCGCCGGGCTTAATGCCTGGCTCCTGATCCAGGTTTTTCGCTGA
- the nuoD gene encoding NADH dehydrogenase (quinone) subunit D → MAPLAAPDQINPGIDDVVSDSARHHHGNDPLSDQTMVINMGPQHPSTHGVLRLVLEIDGETVVSLAPDIGYLHTGIEKTCEAKFYQQVVPLTDRIDYLAPMINNTAYALAVEKLLQLEIPEKAQWLRVLFNELMRINSHLVWLGTHAMDIGALTVFLYCFREREKLLRIFEAVSGQRMMTSYIRIGGVSLEPPLGLFEAIRDFLIEFPSKIEEYEALLQNNPIWINRLKGVGYISPEDAIALGVTGPPLRAAGIDFDVRKAMPYSSYEKFQFNVPVSTESDVWARYVLRMQEMRESVKICMQALDGMPEGRIVADSPKIILPDREQMKTQMESLIHHFKIVTEGFAVPAGEATSSVEAGHGMMNYYVVSDGTAKPYRVHMRNADLANLQALETMCKGRLLADVVAVIGSIDIVLGAIDR, encoded by the coding sequence ATGGCACCCCTCGCCGCTCCCGACCAGATCAACCCCGGAATTGACGACGTCGTCTCTGACTCCGCGCGTCACCATCACGGTAACGATCCCCTCTCTGACCAGACCATGGTCATCAACATGGGACCGCAGCACCCGTCTACCCACGGTGTGCTTCGCCTCGTGCTCGAGATCGACGGCGAAACCGTCGTCTCCCTTGCCCCTGACATCGGCTATCTCCATACCGGAATCGAGAAGACCTGCGAGGCCAAGTTCTACCAGCAGGTTGTTCCTCTGACCGATCGCATCGACTACCTGGCGCCTATGATCAACAACACGGCGTATGCTCTTGCGGTCGAGAAGCTGCTCCAGCTGGAGATTCCTGAGAAGGCCCAGTGGCTGCGCGTGCTCTTCAACGAGCTGATGCGCATCAACTCGCACCTGGTCTGGCTGGGAACCCACGCCATGGACATCGGCGCGCTTACCGTCTTCCTCTACTGCTTCCGCGAGCGCGAAAAATTGCTGCGCATCTTCGAAGCCGTCAGCGGCCAGCGCATGATGACCAGCTACATCCGGATCGGCGGAGTCAGTCTGGAGCCGCCGCTGGGCCTCTTCGAGGCTATCCGCGATTTCCTTATCGAATTTCCTTCGAAGATCGAAGAATACGAGGCCCTGCTCCAGAACAATCCCATCTGGATCAATCGCCTCAAGGGCGTAGGCTACATCTCGCCCGAGGACGCAATTGCACTCGGCGTTACCGGCCCCCCGCTGCGCGCTGCCGGTATCGACTTTGACGTCCGCAAGGCAATGCCCTACTCCAGTTACGAGAAGTTCCAGTTCAACGTGCCGGTCTCGACCGAGAGCGACGTCTGGGCCCGCTACGTGCTGCGTATGCAGGAGATGCGCGAGTCGGTCAAGATCTGCATGCAGGCACTGGACGGCATGCCGGAAGGCCGCATCGTTGCGGATTCCCCGAAGATCATTCTGCCCGACCGCGAGCAGATGAAGACCCAGATGGAATCCTTAATCCATCACTTCAAGATTGTCACCGAAGGATTTGCTGTTCCTGCAGGTGAGGCCACCAGCTCTGTCGAAGCCGGGCACGGCATGATGAACTACTACGTCGTCTCCGACGGCACCGCCAAGCCCTATCGTGTGCACATGCGCAACGCCGACCTCGCCAACCTGCAGGCGCTCGAGACCATGTGCAAAGGCCGCCTGCTGGCCGACGTCGTCGCTGTCATCGGATCGATCGATATCGTGTTGGGGGCGATCGACCGCTAG
- a CDS encoding carbohydrate porin, with protein sequence MKLPKMRLKIPAFRILCLGILPAAVLCAQQRVIDSASLPEAPSASSATTMFPHAENAPYYIAGQANIILQAHGPFHSPYDGPNSLQGRGEYKTSLVGTLFLGLQVNRNPRYATDVIVDFESAGGRGISQALGLAGFTNLDVVRNPSLGSKPYLARVQIHQVLGLTDKLAEAERTPFSLPTELPERRFELHLGKMSLPDYFDINSIASDSHLQFLNWTVDNNGAWDYAADTRGYTYGAALEYHDRSWSARYGIAAMPTVANGIDLDWAFSRASGQNFEFELRRPLLGSLLSGERKGTVRVLSFVNHAHMGLYRDAVDAYLSGKDKTPDISAHAKFGAVKYGFGLNAQQELTPNLRAFLRIGWNEGQHESYAYTEVDQTVAFGGDYSGRAFNRPDDKLGFAFVSNAIKRDHQNYLRYGGLGFLLGDGKLNYAREDILESYYNLHAWRGIFYALNLQFIEHPGYNKDRGPVLVEAIRMHVDF encoded by the coding sequence ATGAAGCTACCCAAAATGCGCCTGAAGATCCCCGCATTCCGCATTCTTTGCCTCGGCATCCTTCCCGCTGCAGTTCTCTGCGCCCAACAGCGGGTCATTGATTCCGCATCGCTCCCGGAAGCGCCTTCGGCAAGCAGCGCAACCACGATGTTTCCGCATGCCGAGAATGCTCCCTACTACATCGCAGGACAGGCCAACATCATCCTGCAGGCCCATGGGCCGTTTCATTCACCCTACGATGGGCCGAACAGCCTGCAGGGACGCGGCGAGTATAAGACCTCGCTGGTCGGCACGCTGTTTCTCGGCCTGCAGGTTAACCGAAATCCACGCTATGCGACCGATGTCATCGTCGATTTTGAATCCGCAGGCGGACGCGGTATCAGCCAGGCACTTGGCCTTGCGGGGTTTACCAATCTTGACGTCGTACGCAATCCAAGCCTCGGGTCCAAACCCTACCTGGCACGCGTCCAGATCCATCAGGTCCTCGGCCTGACGGACAAGCTGGCCGAGGCCGAACGTACCCCCTTCTCGCTTCCGACAGAGCTTCCTGAGCGCCGCTTTGAGCTGCACCTGGGCAAGATGAGCCTGCCTGACTACTTCGACATCAACTCCATCGCCTCCGACAGCCATCTCCAGTTCCTGAACTGGACCGTCGACAACAATGGAGCCTGGGACTATGCCGCCGATACTCGCGGGTACACCTACGGAGCCGCGCTGGAGTATCACGACCGCTCCTGGTCGGCGCGCTACGGCATCGCCGCGATGCCGACGGTCGCCAACGGTATCGACCTGGACTGGGCGTTCAGCCGTGCCAGCGGACAGAACTTTGAGTTCGAGCTGCGCAGGCCGCTTCTGGGATCCCTGCTCTCCGGGGAACGCAAAGGGACCGTCCGGGTTCTAAGTTTCGTCAACCATGCCCACATGGGGCTCTATCGCGATGCCGTCGATGCCTATCTCTCCGGGAAGGACAAGACGCCGGACATCAGCGCTCACGCAAAGTTCGGCGCCGTCAAATACGGCTTCGGCCTCAACGCCCAACAGGAGTTGACCCCTAATCTGCGCGCCTTTCTCCGCATTGGCTGGAATGAAGGCCAGCATGAGTCCTATGCCTATACCGAGGTGGACCAGACCGTCGCCTTCGGCGGCGATTACTCCGGGCGCGCCTTCAACCGTCCTGACGACAAACTTGGTTTCGCATTCGTCTCCAATGCGATCAAGCGCGACCACCAGAACTATCTCCGCTACGGCGGCCTCGGGTTTCTACTTGGGGATGGCAAATTAAACTACGCCCGCGAAGACATCCTGGAGAGCTACTACAACCTGCATGCCTGGCGTGGGATCTTCTACGCGCTCAACCTGCAGTTCATCGAACACCCTGGCTATAACAAGGATCGAGGCCCGGTTCTGGTCGAGGCGATCCGCATGCACGTCGACTTCTGA
- the rsmA gene encoding 16S rRNA (adenine(1518)-N(6)/adenine(1519)-N(6))-dimethyltransferase RsmA, translated as MKRKPKLGQNFLVDDRARHAIVDALGDIRQRTVIEIGPGHGAITDILAEKANQLIALELDRELAPGLAQRFAARPNVRIIEIDVLKADFASIVPIGETADVVGNLPYYITSDILLKLFHAGASGLLSRAVVMMQREVAARVAASPGGREYGLLSATAQMNARVEDLFTLPPSAFSPPPEVYSTVLRLDFAPRFSELGVDPERFDSFLKQIFAQKRKTLENNLRAAGFASDDLESRWPAAVPRKSRAETLSLEAMAELYHALK; from the coding sequence ATGAAGCGTAAACCAAAACTCGGGCAAAACTTCCTGGTGGACGACCGCGCTCGACACGCCATCGTCGATGCTCTGGGTGACATTCGCCAGCGGACGGTGATCGAGATCGGGCCGGGACACGGAGCTATCACCGACATTCTGGCGGAAAAGGCCAACCAGCTGATTGCCCTGGAGCTGGATCGGGAGCTGGCCCCCGGCCTCGCCCAGCGGTTCGCCGCAAGACCCAATGTCCGGATCATCGAGATCGATGTCCTGAAGGCAGACTTTGCATCGATCGTTCCCATCGGGGAGACGGCTGATGTTGTGGGAAATCTTCCCTACTACATCACCTCCGACATTCTCCTGAAGCTCTTCCATGCTGGAGCTTCCGGTCTGCTCTCCCGTGCAGTGGTCATGATGCAGCGCGAGGTGGCCGCACGGGTCGCAGCCTCTCCCGGAGGACGGGAGTATGGCCTGCTCTCAGCCACCGCCCAGATGAACGCCCGCGTCGAAGACCTCTTCACGCTTCCACCCTCGGCCTTCTCACCGCCCCCCGAGGTGTATTCGACCGTGCTCAGGCTGGACTTTGCGCCCCGATTCAGCGAACTGGGCGTGGATCCGGAGAGATTCGACAGCTTCCTGAAACAGATCTTTGCCCAGAAGCGAAAGACCCTCGAGAACAATCTGCGGGCCGCAGGCTTCGCCTCCGACGATCTCGAATCCCGCTGGCCTGCGGCTGTGCCCCGGAAGTCGCGCGCAGAAACCCTGTCGCTGGAGGCAATGGCGGAGCTGTACCACGCCCTCAAGTAA
- a CDS encoding NADH-quinone oxidoreductase subunit A codes for MHNYPYIWNYLPLVLQILVALGLACGMVGVSFLIGKHKNSRTKLGPYECGMDPVGDARGRFSVRFYMVAMLFILFDVEAVFMLPWAVIFRRLPEITGSKMFGFYEMLVYLGFVAVGLFYVWKKGILDWSTDKGDL; via the coding sequence ATGCACAATTATCCCTACATCTGGAATTATCTTCCGCTTGTCCTGCAAATACTGGTAGCTCTTGGTCTTGCGTGTGGAATGGTGGGGGTATCGTTCCTGATCGGCAAGCATAAGAATTCACGTACAAAACTTGGCCCCTACGAGTGCGGCATGGATCCTGTCGGCGACGCCCGAGGACGCTTTTCTGTGCGCTTCTATATGGTCGCCATGCTCTTTATTCTCTTCGATGTAGAGGCGGTCTTCATGCTTCCCTGGGCCGTCATCTTCCGACGGCTTCCTGAGATCACCGGGTCGAAGATGTTTGGATTCTACGAGATGCTTGTCTACCTCGGCTTTGTAGCTGTGGGCCTGTTCTATGTCTGGAAGAAAGGCATCCTCGACTGGTCCACCGATAAGGGAGATCTTTAA
- a CDS encoding A24 family peptidase, producing the protein MTPRIVYEAAGFVLGLIFGSFLNVCISRLPRQASLVRPGSHCPECEAPIRWYDNIPVLSWFLLRARCRDCGQPIPWRYPVVELATAIWFAIQAARLHTVLAFYFSSHTGPSSYAPFAILANIATAILGFLLIGLMVMDWQTGLLPDSFTLTGILLGVCLIGLQAVFLGPTEDQILLPENRIHLTSAGIPNDTGNVFLTGPEALVGGRILAALGAFLLLLFIRWLYRKLRHREGMGLGDAKMLAMIAALLGFWPAMLSFFFGALAASIYGVFLVARGRAGSTSKLPFGSFLAAGGLIAAQVGDRIIDAYARLLR; encoded by the coding sequence GTGACCCCGCGCATCGTCTACGAAGCAGCTGGTTTCGTCCTGGGATTGATCTTTGGCAGCTTTCTCAATGTCTGCATCTCTCGTCTGCCACGCCAGGCATCGCTGGTAAGGCCTGGCTCACACTGTCCGGAGTGCGAAGCTCCCATCCGCTGGTACGACAACATTCCTGTGTTGAGCTGGTTTCTGCTTCGTGCCCGCTGCCGCGACTGCGGCCAGCCCATCCCGTGGCGCTACCCGGTAGTAGAACTGGCGACGGCCATCTGGTTTGCCATTCAGGCTGCGCGTCTCCATACGGTCCTCGCGTTCTACTTCAGCTCGCATACGGGGCCTTCGTCCTATGCACCGTTCGCCATCCTTGCAAACATCGCAACGGCGATTCTCGGCTTCCTTCTGATCGGCCTGATGGTGATGGACTGGCAGACCGGTCTGCTGCCGGACTCCTTCACGCTGACGGGAATCCTGCTGGGCGTGTGCCTGATCGGCCTGCAGGCTGTCTTTCTGGGGCCGACGGAGGACCAGATTCTCCTGCCGGAAAACAGAATCCATCTGACCAGTGCCGGTATCCCAAACGATACCGGCAATGTTTTTTTGACAGGTCCTGAGGCTCTCGTCGGCGGCCGTATCCTCGCTGCCCTGGGGGCCTTTCTGCTACTTCTCTTCATCCGCTGGCTCTACAGGAAGCTGCGCCACCGCGAAGGTATGGGCCTGGGCGATGCCAAGATGCTCGCCATGATCGCTGCCCTGCTCGGCTTCTGGCCAGCCATGCTCTCCTTCTTCTTCGGAGCCCTTGCTGCCAGCATCTACGGGGTGTTTCTGGTAGCCCGAGGCCGCGCCGGATCAACCTCAAAGCTGCCCTTCGGAAGCTTCCTGGCCGCTGGCGGCCTGATTGCGGCACAGGTAGGAGACCGCATCATCGACGCCTACGCCCGACTGCTCCGATAG